Proteins from a single region of Sneathiella aquimaris:
- a CDS encoding sugar ABC transporter ATP-binding protein, translating to MTDQKGIQVRNIGKSFGATRALDNVSFDFKPGEIFAMVGANGAGKSTLIKIICGYYPDYEGEILIDGKPVRFSSPHDATSKGIATVHQIINQGVVQTMTVRENLALAELLSSEGGSVWYRPKQIDARAREIAEKMGLQGIDFDQEVSELEQSERQMIAIARALATDPKLLILDEPTSSISERETEFLFETLFRLKAMGVSILYVSHRLHEIERIADRVGVIRDGQFGGVLDRPFNVKQIVTTMVGELEQDIERHSPDISAQSVPKLEIRDLVVEKGQAPLNLKIFSGEIVGITGLIGAGKSELANVLFGLVAPVSGDILIDGVSIKNRSVSEAIENGIFMVPEDRANNAVVPDFSIRQNITLPFLKKFFSNPLGLLRHGFESREATRMVQSMGVKCESETTNIGDLSGGNQQKVVVARWLLTDFNLLILDEPFQGVDIRSRHDINAYIHANRGDRAILMLAADLDEVLEVADRVVVMNHGQIVGEQHITKIDREVLLHWTSQSPEDLKLQA from the coding sequence ATGACGGATCAAAAAGGGATTCAGGTCCGCAACATCGGGAAAAGCTTTGGCGCAACACGGGCGTTGGACAATGTTTCGTTTGATTTTAAACCGGGCGAGATTTTCGCCATGGTTGGTGCAAATGGGGCCGGTAAATCAACGTTGATCAAGATTATCTGCGGCTATTATCCGGACTATGAAGGTGAAATCCTGATTGACGGTAAACCGGTCCGATTTTCCTCGCCGCATGATGCTACATCCAAGGGAATTGCGACGGTTCACCAGATCATCAATCAGGGCGTTGTCCAGACAATGACGGTCCGTGAAAATCTTGCCTTGGCCGAACTGCTGTCCAGTGAGGGCGGTTCTGTCTGGTACAGACCAAAGCAGATTGATGCCCGTGCTCGCGAAATTGCCGAGAAAATGGGCCTTCAAGGGATCGATTTTGATCAGGAAGTCTCAGAGCTCGAGCAAAGCGAGCGACAAATGATTGCGATTGCCCGCGCCTTGGCAACTGATCCCAAGCTTCTTATTTTGGACGAGCCCACATCTTCCATTTCGGAACGTGAAACAGAGTTTTTGTTTGAGACGCTGTTCCGGCTAAAGGCGATGGGGGTGAGCATTTTATATGTGTCCCACCGGTTGCATGAAATTGAACGGATTGCCGACCGGGTCGGCGTCATACGGGATGGGCAGTTTGGTGGCGTTTTGGATCGCCCCTTTAATGTTAAACAGATTGTCACCACAATGGTGGGTGAGCTTGAGCAGGATATTGAGCGGCATTCGCCTGATATTTCGGCTCAAAGTGTGCCTAAGCTTGAAATCAGGGATCTGGTTGTTGAAAAAGGTCAGGCGCCCCTAAACCTCAAAATCTTCAGTGGAGAAATCGTCGGTATTACGGGCTTGATCGGTGCGGGTAAAAGCGAGCTGGCAAATGTCCTTTTCGGGCTTGTCGCGCCAGTATCCGGTGATATTCTGATTGACGGCGTTTCAATCAAAAACCGATCTGTCTCTGAAGCAATCGAAAACGGTATTTTCATGGTGCCAGAGGACCGCGCAAACAACGCCGTCGTACCCGATTTCTCAATTCGCCAGAATATAACGCTTCCCTTTCTAAAGAAATTTTTCTCTAACCCGTTGGGCTTGCTTCGACATGGTTTTGAAAGCCGAGAAGCAACCCGAATGGTCCAGTCCATGGGGGTGAAATGTGAAAGTGAGACCACAAACATTGGGGATCTTTCCGGTGGCAATCAGCAAAAAGTCGTTGTGGCTCGGTGGTTGCTCACTGATTTTAACCTACTCATTCTGGACGAGCCCTTTCAAGGGGTGGACATTCGGTCCCGTCATGACATCAACGCCTATATCCATGCCAACCGGGGCGACCGGGCGATCCTGATGCTTGCCGCGGATCTGGACGAGGTTCTTGAGGTGGCTGATCGCGTTGTGGTGATGAACCACGGTCAGATCGTTGGCGAACAACATATTACAAAAATTGATCGGGAAGTGTTGCTGCACTGGACGTCTCAGTCCCCCGAAGATCTCAAATTGCAGGCCTAG
- a CDS encoding LysR substrate-binding domain-containing protein, with protein sequence MPDFSAGLNFRQLEIFNAVVEEGSTTRSAIRLGISQPAVSRNVNQLENDIGFALFDRVGGRLVPTKFALRLQAETKKAFMGIERVVKDAQDEDTVQSGKIQIAAVPSLSLSFLPKAIKEFILDYPEVSISIETRTSRTSLEMLANQRVNVALVSMPISHPGVKMEILDSPKAVCVVPKEHRLAKKEVVGIEDLIGENLIPMMQGHNSRHRLEELFAAEGYLPKFKLETSTIEMACVLVEQGLGITIVNEITAARHRRFGVELIPFKQSMNYAYAFGFPAKHPPSEITRIFVTYVKEYVKKNFNN encoded by the coding sequence ATGCCTGATTTTTCAGCCGGTTTAAACTTCCGCCAGCTCGAAATCTTTAACGCCGTTGTTGAAGAAGGGTCAACCACACGCTCGGCCATTCGTCTGGGTATCTCGCAGCCAGCGGTCAGTCGAAATGTTAATCAGTTAGAAAATGATATCGGATTCGCGTTATTCGACCGCGTGGGCGGGCGTTTGGTGCCGACAAAATTTGCGTTAAGGCTACAAGCGGAAACGAAGAAAGCCTTTATGGGTATCGAAAGGGTGGTCAAGGATGCGCAGGATGAAGACACCGTGCAAAGCGGTAAAATTCAGATTGCGGCGGTTCCCAGTCTGAGCCTAAGTTTCCTTCCCAAAGCGATCAAAGAATTTATTCTGGACTATCCAGAAGTCTCTATTTCGATTGAAACAAGAACAAGCCGGACGTCGCTTGAGATGCTGGCGAACCAGCGGGTGAATGTGGCGTTGGTATCGATGCCGATTTCTCATCCTGGCGTGAAAATGGAAATATTGGATTCTCCTAAAGCCGTTTGTGTTGTTCCCAAAGAGCATCGATTGGCAAAAAAAGAAGTCGTGGGGATAGAGGATCTTATCGGCGAGAACCTTATTCCAATGATGCAGGGGCATAATTCCCGCCACCGTCTGGAAGAGTTGTTTGCCGCAGAGGGGTATTTGCCAAAATTCAAGCTGGAAACGTCAACCATTGAAATGGCCTGCGTTTTGGTGGAGCAGGGCCTTGGCATTACAATTGTGAACGAAATTACGGCCGCGCGGCATCGCCGGTTTGGGGTGGAGCTGATACCGTTTAAACAGTCCATGAATTATGCTTACGCCTTCGGATTTCCCGCAAAACATCCACCCTCGGAAATCACCCGAATATTCGTCACATATGTCAAAGAATATGTGAAAAAGAACTTCAATAATTAA
- the mtnK gene encoding S-methyl-5-thioribose kinase has translation MEYRQLDIKTAAEYVRDLPEMQDLFTDFEDLDIQEVGDGNLNFVFIVTNRKTPSETVVLKQAVPFLRVVGESWPLSRERMQSEVRALKFQESICPGLVPKIYHSSDDMSLVIMQNLNEHEIIRGSIMKGTVFPELADHVSTFVARTLFYSSDLYLGHDEKKKLVGETINIELCKITEDFVFTHPFEDNETNEYNPALSKDAIDRIQRSPDVRAAVGEMKYAFMTKAEALLHGDLHIGSIMANEQETYIIDPEFSFYGPMGFDLGAMIGNLFLAYFSHDYRQRKMGNDPFEYRQWLLQCAEQVWNGFEEKFLALWRAHDEKQGTSFFGKDLNDDCAEAFRQKFMKRLFADMIGFAACKMMRRIVGLAKVADIADIEDPEERAKAEENALRMGAEMVVRRHEYASFEELALLAIEISPLSGGATPS, from the coding sequence ATGGAATATCGTCAACTGGACATAAAGACTGCAGCAGAATATGTGCGGGACCTCCCGGAAATGCAGGATCTTTTTACGGATTTTGAGGATTTGGACATTCAGGAGGTCGGGGACGGAAACCTCAACTTCGTGTTTATTGTTACCAATCGGAAGACCCCTTCTGAAACAGTTGTTTTAAAGCAGGCGGTTCCTTTTCTGCGGGTTGTTGGCGAGTCTTGGCCCTTGTCCCGTGAGCGGATGCAGTCTGAAGTCAGGGCGTTGAAATTTCAGGAAAGTATTTGCCCGGGTCTGGTCCCCAAAATTTATCATTCGTCTGATGATATGTCCCTGGTCATCATGCAGAACCTGAACGAGCATGAAATTATCCGTGGGTCGATCATGAAGGGAACTGTGTTTCCAGAGCTTGCCGATCACGTTTCAACTTTTGTTGCGCGCACTCTTTTTTATTCGTCGGACCTGTATCTGGGACATGATGAAAAGAAAAAACTGGTTGGCGAGACCATCAATATTGAGCTGTGTAAGATCACAGAAGATTTTGTCTTTACCCATCCATTTGAAGACAACGAAACCAACGAATATAATCCGGCTTTATCAAAAGATGCGATTGACCGGATCCAACGATCCCCCGATGTCCGCGCCGCGGTTGGCGAGATGAAATACGCCTTTATGACAAAAGCCGAAGCACTGCTTCACGGTGACTTGCATATTGGCTCGATCATGGCGAATGAACAAGAAACCTACATTATTGATCCTGAATTTTCCTTTTATGGCCCTATGGGCTTTGATTTGGGGGCAATGATCGGAAACCTGTTTCTTGCTTATTTTTCCCATGATTATCGCCAACGGAAAATGGGAAATGATCCGTTTGAATATCGCCAGTGGCTGTTGCAGTGTGCCGAGCAGGTTTGGAACGGATTTGAAGAGAAATTCCTCGCGTTATGGCGGGCCCATGACGAAAAACAGGGAACAAGTTTCTTTGGCAAAGACTTGAACGACGATTGTGCAGAAGCGTTCCGTCAGAAATTCATGAAGCGATTGTTTGCTGATATGATCGGTTTTGCCGCCTGTAAGATGATGCGCCGTATTGTCGGCCTCGCCAAGGTCGCGGATATAGCAGATATCGAAGATCCTGAAGAACGGGCAAAAGCAGAAGAGAATGCCCTTCGCATGGGGGCTGAAATGGTTGTTCGCCGCCATGAGTATGCATCGTTTGAAGAGCTTGCATTGCTCGCCATTGAAATCTCTCCTCTTTCCGGGGGAGCAACCCCGTCATGA
- a CDS encoding ABC transporter substrate-binding protein, protein MFNQKRGLAAAALAVTLALPGVSHAETLTIGLPAEPSAIDPHYHNLGPNNAVRRHVFESLVNQDEKQNLGPLLAESWKPTGEKTWEFKLRKGVKFHDGTEFKAIDVIYSACRIPNVPNSPSSFESFTKAISGFETPDDYTLIVNTDSPTPLLPTYFANWGILSAAANGVTGPIAYDKADCGIKNFPSTADFNSGKATIGTGALKFSEFVKGDRLVYEKNNDYWGAKTEWDKVVIKPITNAAARMSALLAGDVDFIAAPPTQDLDKLKSNPKFELSQGLSNRVIYLHMDQFGPTSNGVKGTGKATAKYEGEGPCASKECEKNPFLDIRVRQALSKAINRDAIVSKIMGGVAVPAGELLPQGFFGTNPGMKHEAYDPEGAKKLLAEAGYPNGFELVLGTPNDRYINDAKVAQVIAQMFTRIGVKTSVNAMTKSVFFKTRNKYEFSIYLAGWGAGTGEMSNPLRALVGTRSKETGLGGTNRGRYSNPDLDKKILTALATVDEAKREKILQEASRQAMSDYSILPLHFEVTTWAHRKGLTYKARADQYTIATGITSAN, encoded by the coding sequence ATGTTTAATCAAAAACGGGGCCTGGCAGCGGCTGCCTTGGCCGTTACGCTTGCGTTACCCGGCGTTTCACACGCTGAAACACTTACGATTGGGTTGCCCGCTGAGCCAAGCGCCATTGACCCTCATTACCACAACCTGGGACCCAATAATGCGGTCCGTCGCCATGTATTTGAATCATTGGTCAATCAGGACGAAAAACAGAATCTAGGCCCACTGCTGGCTGAATCCTGGAAACCAACAGGCGAAAAAACCTGGGAATTCAAACTCCGTAAAGGTGTGAAGTTCCACGACGGAACTGAATTCAAGGCAATTGATGTCATTTATTCAGCGTGCCGCATCCCAAACGTTCCAAACAGCCCTTCCAGCTTTGAAAGCTTTACCAAAGCAATCAGCGGCTTTGAAACACCTGACGATTACACACTGATTGTTAACACTGATAGCCCAACGCCTCTTCTGCCCACTTACTTTGCCAACTGGGGCATTCTGTCGGCTGCAGCAAACGGCGTTACAGGCCCGATAGCCTATGATAAAGCAGATTGCGGAATTAAAAACTTCCCAAGCACTGCTGATTTCAACAGCGGCAAAGCAACAATTGGTACAGGCGCTTTGAAATTCTCAGAATTTGTCAAAGGCGATCGTCTCGTTTATGAGAAAAACAATGACTATTGGGGTGCAAAAACCGAATGGGATAAAGTTGTTATCAAGCCGATTACCAATGCAGCAGCCCGTATGTCAGCATTGCTCGCGGGTGACGTCGACTTTATTGCGGCACCGCCAACGCAAGATCTGGACAAGCTGAAATCCAATCCAAAGTTTGAACTGTCCCAAGGACTGTCAAACCGTGTCATTTACCTACACATGGATCAGTTTGGGCCAACATCAAACGGTGTTAAAGGCACTGGTAAAGCAACGGCTAAATATGAAGGCGAAGGTCCTTGCGCTTCGAAAGAATGCGAAAAGAACCCGTTCCTTGATATCCGCGTTCGCCAGGCTTTGTCCAAAGCCATCAACCGCGATGCCATTGTTTCAAAAATCATGGGCGGCGTTGCTGTTCCTGCCGGCGAGTTACTGCCGCAGGGTTTCTTCGGCACCAATCCTGGCATGAAGCATGAAGCTTATGATCCAGAAGGCGCCAAAAAACTTCTGGCTGAAGCAGGCTACCCAAATGGATTTGAACTTGTTCTTGGCACACCGAATGACCGGTACATCAATGATGCAAAGGTTGCGCAGGTTATTGCACAGATGTTCACACGCATCGGCGTCAAAACATCCGTCAATGCCATGACAAAAAGTGTTTTCTTTAAAACACGGAACAAGTACGAGTTTTCAATCTATCTTGCAGGTTGGGGCGCCGGTACGGGTGAAATGTCGAACCCATTGCGGGCTCTCGTCGGGACACGCAGTAAAGAAACCGGCCTTGGCGGTACAAACCGTGGCCGTTACAGCAACCCTGATCTGGACAAGAAAATCCTGACTGCTCTGGCAACTGTTGACGAAGCCAAGCGCGAAAAAATTCTTCAGGAAGCCAGCCGTCAGGCAATGAGTGATTACTCTATTTTGCCGCTTCATTTCGAAGTGACGACCTGGGCGCATCGTAAAGGCCTGACCTACAAAGCGCGGGCAGACCAGTATACGATTGCTACTGGCATTACGTCTGCAAACTAA
- a CDS encoding sugar ABC transporter substrate-binding protein gives MTVKGTLKTLGLAGGLAAGLMGIAGAADAPKPFDGSKKVHIALIRQMVEGEFMQMYQAGADRQADLLGVKLTTFGKNMDNQAQANFVYQAINMGVDGIIIDHGLTETMKKPAADAVAKGIPVVAFDVDLKHPEINQIAQDDHQLGAMSLEAMLRDYSGKANVGYVYVAGILPLDKRHVSFEKVKKDNPGVVEVARTGTLESPFSVKNAEQVKAVLRANPNINAYFAPFDEFGKGVIMALEENNMTDKVKVYTADISTQDIQLMIKPGSPWAATAATNPAAIGAVSVRAIAKKIAGEELEHDITIPPMLFTQDMLKEAGVKNMKQLRTKFPKFNHVERATAPWIPVDKKGLF, from the coding sequence ATGACAGTAAAAGGCACGTTGAAGACCCTGGGTCTTGCCGGTGGATTGGCCGCCGGTTTGATGGGAATAGCAGGGGCCGCCGATGCTCCGAAACCCTTTGATGGATCAAAGAAGGTCCATATTGCCCTGATCCGCCAGATGGTGGAAGGCGAGTTTATGCAGATGTATCAGGCTGGTGCCGATCGTCAGGCAGATTTGTTAGGCGTGAAATTGACCACATTCGGCAAGAATATGGACAATCAGGCACAGGCAAATTTCGTCTATCAAGCCATTAATATGGGCGTTGATGGGATCATCATTGATCATGGTCTGACTGAAACCATGAAAAAACCGGCGGCTGATGCGGTTGCCAAAGGAATTCCTGTCGTTGCTTTTGATGTGGATTTGAAGCATCCTGAAATTAATCAGATTGCACAGGATGACCATCAGCTTGGTGCGATGTCACTCGAAGCCATGCTGCGTGACTACAGTGGTAAAGCGAATGTTGGTTATGTTTATGTTGCCGGTATTCTGCCCTTGGACAAGCGTCATGTGAGCTTTGAGAAGGTGAAAAAAGATAATCCTGGTGTTGTGGAAGTTGCACGCACGGGAACACTGGAATCTCCGTTTTCCGTCAAAAATGCGGAGCAGGTAAAAGCCGTTCTTCGGGCAAATCCAAACATCAATGCGTATTTCGCGCCGTTTGATGAATTTGGTAAAGGCGTGATTATGGCGCTCGAAGAAAATAACATGACGGATAAAGTTAAGGTCTATACTGCGGATATCTCAACACAGGATATTCAGTTGATGATTAAGCCAGGGAGCCCTTGGGCAGCAACCGCAGCAACAAACCCTGCGGCAATTGGGGCCGTTAGTGTTCGTGCGATTGCCAAGAAAATTGCTGGTGAAGAACTGGAACATGATATCACAATTCCACCCATGCTGTTTACTCAGGATATGCTAAAAGAAGCAGGTGTTA
- a CDS encoding ABC transporter permease — protein MLAFTIRRLSQSVVVLFVMSIIVFAGVYAIGNPVDILINPEADIAEQEETMRRLGLDKPIWTQYGLFLSNALSGDLGNSFVHNTPALDIILTRLPATLELAVVAVGLAVIIGVPLGMIAGLKDDSFIGRTIMTGSILGFSLPTFWVGLILIMLFSVSLGWLPASGRGETTDLFGIPVSFLSWEGLSHILLPAFNLALFKMSLVIRLARSGTKEVLLQDYIKFARAKGVSDTRIICVHVLKNIMIPVVTVLGLELGNVIAFAVVTETVFAWPGIGKLLIDSISNLDRPVVVAYLLLTVTMFILINFIVDILYSVLDPRVRLGGSN, from the coding sequence TTGCTCGCCTTCACCATTCGACGCCTATCGCAAAGTGTCGTCGTCCTGTTCGTGATGTCCATTATTGTTTTTGCCGGGGTTTATGCCATCGGTAACCCGGTGGATATTCTCATCAACCCTGAAGCCGATATTGCGGAACAGGAAGAAACAATGCGCCGCCTTGGGTTAGATAAACCCATATGGACACAATACGGCCTGTTTCTATCCAATGCTCTAAGTGGTGACTTGGGAAATTCGTTTGTTCATAACACACCAGCCCTGGACATAATTTTAACGCGCCTGCCAGCAACGCTCGAACTTGCTGTTGTTGCGGTCGGCCTCGCGGTTATTATTGGCGTTCCACTGGGCATGATTGCCGGTCTGAAAGACGATAGTTTTATCGGACGAACGATCATGACCGGCTCTATTCTAGGGTTCAGCCTTCCAACATTCTGGGTGGGTCTTATTCTGATTATGCTCTTCTCAGTTTCCTTGGGGTGGCTGCCGGCCTCTGGTCGTGGCGAAACAACGGACCTGTTCGGTATTCCAGTCAGTTTTCTGTCCTGGGAAGGGCTATCCCATATCCTTTTGCCCGCTTTTAATCTGGCATTATTTAAGATGTCACTGGTGATCCGTCTGGCCCGGTCCGGCACAAAAGAGGTTCTTTTGCAGGATTACATTAAATTTGCCCGCGCCAAAGGGGTCTCAGACACACGGATTATCTGTGTCCATGTGCTTAAAAACATCATGATCCCTGTTGTAACAGTTCTTGGTCTTGAGCTTGGTAATGTTATTGCCTTTGCCGTAGTTACTGAAACTGTTTTTGCCTGGCCTGGTATTGGAAAGCTATTGATCGATAGTATCAGCAATCTGGACCGCCCTGTTGTGGTGGCCTATCTGCTGCTGACGGTGACAATGTTTATTTTGATCAACTTTATCGTCGATATTCTTTATTCAGTTCTTGATCCACGCGTTCGTTTGGGAGGGTCCAACTAA
- a CDS encoding GntR family transcriptional regulator, producing MNLHMEKPLQARVQDAIIDFISDKKLTGGDRLPTEPELQELLGVGRSTLREAMANLESKGILERIQGKGTFIRQIPILLENGLDELRSVSEHIRSVGATPSTSRLEVTFLAADEAIAEKLRIDVGDEVAKIERVRRADKALAAYCIDIVPKKLLPQVTEEEFAGSLFELFDDHDRIVSHAESVLHPTVLTRRDLPELKSEIGLFLLFDEVFYDSRGVALCYSNDYYSADIFDFRIVRRR from the coding sequence ATGAATTTACATATGGAAAAACCGCTTCAAGCAAGAGTTCAGGATGCGATTATTGATTTCATCTCGGACAAAAAGCTGACAGGTGGGGACCGGTTGCCGACTGAACCAGAGCTTCAGGAGCTTTTGGGCGTGGGCCGCTCTACATTGCGCGAAGCGATGGCCAACTTGGAATCCAAGGGAATTCTTGAGCGCATTCAGGGGAAGGGCACGTTCATTCGTCAAATTCCTATTCTGCTTGAAAATGGCTTGGATGAATTACGATCCGTTTCAGAGCATATCCGATCTGTCGGCGCTACCCCTTCTACCAGTCGTTTGGAAGTTACGTTTTTGGCGGCGGATGAAGCGATTGCTGAAAAACTGCGGATTGACGTTGGGGACGAAGTTGCAAAAATCGAGCGTGTGCGCCGTGCCGATAAAGCATTGGCGGCATATTGCATCGATATCGTGCCCAAAAAACTATTACCACAGGTAACCGAAGAAGAGTTTGCGGGATCGTTGTTTGAGTTATTCGATGACCACGACCGTATTGTTTCCCATGCGGAAAGTGTCCTCCATCCCACGGTATTGACCCGCCGTGACCTCCCCGAACTTAAAAGTGAGATAGGGCTCTTTCTGCTTTTCGATGAAGTTTTTTACGACAGCCGGGGCGTCGCGCTTTGTTATAGCAACGATTATTACAGCGCTGACATTTTTGATTTTCGAATTGTTCGTCGTCGTTAA
- a CDS encoding ABC transporter permease, which yields MEKLTSFSIKYGFIIVMIASFIGFGLAEPAFWGWHNLFSILLGVTIYGILALGVTFTLVTDGLDLSVGSTAAMSVMMASYCMVVLEMSGLSALFTCLAIGALIGLVNGLLIVKIKIPDLLATLGTMFLIQGLQLIPSGGRSIGTGMMLPNGDEAMGEFSESFLYLGQGRVFDLIPTPVIFMIALALVVYLVLEHTRWGRVFYAIGGNSEAARLVGANVDRYKIMAYVLSGLIASFGGVLLAARVGRGDVSSGSGLLLDAVGAALIGFAVLGARKPNAFGTIVGAIFVGMLLNGLTMLNLPYFWQDFIKGCVLVSALAFTFSLAKQR from the coding sequence ATGGAAAAATTAACGTCCTTTTCCATCAAGTACGGATTTATTATTGTTATGATCGCATCCTTTATTGGATTTGGTCTGGCCGAGCCTGCGTTTTGGGGCTGGCATAATTTGTTTTCGATCCTGCTTGGTGTGACCATTTATGGGATACTGGCCTTGGGCGTCACTTTTACGCTTGTTACAGATGGCCTTGATCTATCCGTTGGATCAACCGCCGCCATGTCGGTGATGATGGCTTCTTATTGCATGGTTGTTTTGGAAATGAGCGGTCTGTCCGCTTTATTTACCTGCCTTGCAATTGGCGCGCTGATCGGGTTGGTAAACGGCTTGCTGATCGTAAAGATTAAGATCCCGGATCTGCTGGCGACCCTTGGCACAATGTTTCTTATTCAAGGCTTGCAGTTAATCCCTTCAGGGGGACGCTCTATCGGTACAGGGATGATGCTGCCCAATGGTGATGAAGCAATGGGCGAGTTTTCCGAGAGCTTCCTTTATTTGGGGCAGGGACGGGTTTTCGATTTAATCCCTACGCCGGTTATTTTCATGATCGCCCTTGCGCTTGTTGTTTATCTTGTGCTTGAGCATACCCGTTGGGGCCGCGTTTTTTATGCAATTGGCGGGAATTCAGAAGCAGCCCGCCTGGTTGGGGCCAATGTTGATCGTTATAAGATCATGGCTTATGTCCTATCTGGTTTGATTGCCTCTTTCGGCGGCGTATTGCTGGCCGCCCGTGTGGGGCGCGGCGATGTTTCAAGCGGGTCCGGTCTTTTGCTGGATGCGGTCGGTGCAGCTCTGATCGGCTTTGCCGTACTGGGGGCGCGTAAGCCAAACGCTTTCGGAACCATCGTTGGTGCGATCTTTGTGGGCATGTTGCTAAACGGCTTGACCATGCTGAATTTACCATATTTCTGGCAAGACTTTATCAAAGGCTGTGTGCTTGTTTCCGCGCTCGCCTTCACTTTCAGTCTGGCCAAACAGCGTTAG
- a CDS encoding M14 family metallopeptidase: MSNTEVPKFDVELQAPDISAYKEGNTGIDYISTYDSGVDGPHVMISAVVHGNELCGAIAVDHLHKQKVRPLRGKLTLAFMNVAAFHSFNPEDPTKSRFVDEDFNRVWTAETLDGPRDSVELKRAREVRPIVDAVDFVLDIHSMLISPAPLMMAGPVAKGRKLAKDVGLPKFVISDAGHKNGTRMRDYGDFINPNSPKNALLVECGTHWAAETGALAIKSAYQFLHVFGMISDDLLNAFGPTADDLPKQTFVEVSGPYTVQTDDFRYADAYEGMEILEKAGTVIGYDGNDPVETPYDNCVMVMPSLNIKKGESAVRYGKILDM; this comes from the coding sequence ATGAGCAATACAGAAGTACCCAAATTTGACGTTGAATTGCAGGCTCCTGATATCAGTGCCTATAAAGAGGGAAATACGGGTATCGACTATATTTCGACCTATGATTCAGGGGTGGATGGTCCTCATGTGATGATCAGTGCCGTTGTTCATGGAAACGAGCTTTGCGGCGCAATCGCGGTTGATCATTTGCATAAACAGAAGGTGCGCCCGCTTCGGGGCAAGCTTACGCTTGCTTTTATGAATGTCGCGGCCTTTCATAGCTTCAATCCGGAAGATCCCACTAAATCCCGATTTGTTGATGAGGATTTTAACCGGGTTTGGACCGCAGAGACACTGGACGGACCGCGGGATAGCGTCGAGCTGAAGAGGGCACGGGAAGTGCGTCCGATTGTTGATGCTGTAGATTTCGTTCTGGACATTCATTCGATGCTGATTTCGCCCGCCCCGTTGATGATGGCGGGGCCCGTCGCGAAAGGCCGTAAACTTGCTAAAGATGTTGGTTTGCCGAAATTCGTGATTTCTGATGCGGGCCATAAAAATGGTACTCGTATGCGGGATTATGGGGACTTTATTAATCCCAATAGTCCAAAAAACGCGTTGCTTGTTGAGTGCGGAACTCATTGGGCCGCTGAAACAGGCGCGCTGGCGATTAAATCTGCCTATCAGTTCCTGCATGTCTTTGGCATGATCTCTGACGATCTGCTCAACGCGTTCGGCCCGACCGCAGACGACCTGCCCAAACAAACCTTCGTGGAGGTAAGTGGTCCCTATACGGTACAAACAGATGATTTCCGCTATGCTGACGCTTATGAAGGCATGGAAATTCTGGAAAAGGCCGGCACAGTGATCGGGTATGATGGGAATGACCCGGTCGAAACCCCGTATGACAATTGCGTGATGGTCATGCCCTCGCTGAATATCAAAAAAGGGGAAAGCGCTGTTCGGTATGGTAAAATACTCGATATGTAA